The following coding sequences are from one Campylobacter magnus window:
- a CDS encoding sensor histidine kinase — MQLAIAGAMLIAIFSGILYHYIEISIFENVAISLNRIAKDLEPRSKLYALQSKIPDVKISVDETKIQKPYFSYNKDKSSTQLHYPTSYGTLIIDKNTKEYSQITAQILSNIIFINATAIFLILFYALFLSRILVLPVRTLAFKLSKLNEHSLKGVESTQVPSEFEPLAKSINRLIERIEAYALSQKELFIGAAHELKTPLAVMKTKNEVTLLKDRPKEQYCGALEQNIKSIDQMNKMVSAILQIGRGEAAQFEKPVNTDIIAFLGEICESFKALAKKEGKSLSASFSPKSLKISIQTTLFTHIMQNFLQNALKFSPEGSEVKVETKLLDNILEISVSDEGCGIDENKDIFAPFKRYGKAGGSGLGLFVAKNAANAMGAQISVLNRNDGKSGAVARLFLKIS, encoded by the coding sequence TTGCAATTAGCTATAGCTGGGGCTATGCTGATTGCGATTTTTTCTGGAATTCTCTACCACTACATTGAAATTTCAATCTTTGAAAATGTAGCTATTAGCCTAAACCGCATAGCAAAAGACTTAGAACCTCGCTCAAAACTCTACGCCCTACAAAGCAAAATTCCAGATGTAAAAATCAGCGTAGATGAGACAAAAATACAAAAACCATATTTTAGCTATAATAAAGACAAAAGCTCCACACAGCTACACTACCCTACAAGCTACGGAACTTTGATAATAGATAAAAATACCAAAGAATATAGCCAAATCACAGCGCAAATTCTCTCAAATATCATTTTTATAAACGCTACTGCAATTTTTCTTATACTTTTTTATGCGCTATTTTTATCTAGAATTCTAGTTTTGCCTGTGCGCACGCTTGCTTTTAAGCTATCTAAACTAAACGAACACAGCCTAAAAGGCGTGGAAAGCACGCAGGTGCCAAGTGAGTTTGAACCTTTAGCAAAGAGCATAAACCGCCTTATAGAAAGAATTGAAGCTTATGCGCTAAGCCAAAAAGAGCTATTTATAGGCGCAGCACACGAGCTAAAAACACCGCTAGCTGTCATGAAAACCAAAAACGAAGTAACCTTGCTAAAAGATAGGCCAAAAGAGCAGTATTGTGGGGCGCTAGAACAAAATATAAAAAGCATTGATCAAATGAATAAGATGGTAAGTGCGATTTTACAAATCGGGCGCGGGGAAGCAGCACAGTTTGAAAAGCCTGTTAATACTGATATAATCGCATTTTTAGGCGAGATTTGTGAGAGCTTTAAAGCCCTTGCTAAAAAAGAAGGCAAAAGCCTTAGTGCTAGTTTTAGTCCGAAAAGTCTAAAAATAAGCATACAAACCACACTTTTTACGCATATTATGCAAAATTTTTTACAAAATGCGCTAAAATTTTCCCCTGAGGGCTCAGAGGTAAAAGTAGAGACAAAACTGCTTGATAATATACTTGAAATCAGCGTTAGCGATGAGGGCTGTGGTATTGATGAGAACAAAGATATTTTTGCACCTTTTAAACGCTATGGCAAGGCTGGTGGGTCAGGTCTGGGGCTTTTTGTGGCGAAAAACGCTGCAAATGCGATGGGAGCGCAGATTAGCGTGCTAAATAGAAATGATGGCAAAAGCGGGGCTGTGGCTAGGCTTTTCCTTAAAATATCTTAA
- a CDS encoding Ppx/GppA phosphatase family protein: MSKRIAVIDLGSNSARLAIFERTSRLGFFILREYKVKVRLGHGAYENGGMLQEAAIAEVLEALSEFKTYIKLYKVRKIIAGGTSALRDAPNKAVFLTRLKNELGIAMKVISGEEEASLGGIAASNLLPPLEDALCVDIGGGSTELARIKDGKMIAATSLNLGTVRLKELFYDKGDFKGATQFIKDKINALNGEFKSEQIVAIGGSLRAISKAIMERSNYAYKVLHGFCYELRKEGAFIKKIATAKPNDLKELCIKKERFDTITGGASIFDALCAFAGAKSVITSGVGVREGLFLRTILRPSMRFPKGFNPSLKSLSERFCVIDNAPIVRFSRLLFKELAPLHALGEYELGLLSAAARVFNAGRAIGYYSEAQNSAYIVRSGLNYGYTHEQICAIAAICELNSTEFSKADLGEFSGIILGKNLNITALKWLCYILALARNLGVYAGVSARFHLGVLIISGASELALLKANIKKLVEPIKFEIIFE; encoded by the coding sequence ATGTCAAAAAGAATAGCAGTAATCGACCTTGGCTCAAACTCAGCCAGACTAGCGATTTTTGAGCGCACTAGCAGGCTTGGGTTTTTTATCCTGCGTGAGTATAAAGTAAAAGTGCGCTTAGGACACGGCGCATACGAAAATGGCGGAATGTTGCAAGAAGCAGCCATAGCAGAAGTGCTTGAAGCACTAAGTGAGTTTAAAACCTACATAAAACTCTATAAAGTCCGCAAAATCATCGCCGGCGGCACCTCAGCTCTGCGTGATGCGCCAAATAAAGCTGTGTTTTTAACTAGATTAAAAAACGAGCTAGGCATTGCTATGAAAGTAATTAGCGGCGAAGAAGAAGCTAGCCTTGGAGGCATAGCAGCAAGTAATCTTTTGCCACCACTAGAAGATGCTTTGTGCGTGGATATCGGCGGTGGTAGCACTGAGCTTGCTCGCATAAAAGATGGCAAAATGATAGCTGCAACCTCGCTAAATCTAGGCACGGTGCGATTAAAAGAGCTTTTTTATGACAAGGGCGATTTTAAAGGTGCTACGCAGTTCATAAAAGATAAAATTAACGCTCTTAATGGTGAGTTTAAAAGTGAGCAAATCGTAGCAATCGGTGGGTCGCTAAGAGCGATTTCAAAGGCTATTATGGAGCGTAGCAATTACGCTTATAAGGTGCTTCATGGCTTTTGTTATGAGCTAAGAAAAGAAGGTGCTTTTATCAAAAAAATCGCTACTGCTAAGCCAAATGATTTAAAAGAACTTTGTATAAAAAAAGAGCGTTTTGATACCATTACTGGTGGGGCTAGCATTTTTGATGCTTTATGTGCTTTTGCTGGGGCAAAAAGCGTGATTACAAGTGGTGTTGGTGTGCGTGAGGGATTATTTTTACGAACGATTTTGCGTCCTAGTATGCGCTTTCCAAAGGGTTTTAATCCTAGCTTAAAAAGCCTTAGTGAGCGTTTTTGCGTGATTGATAATGCGCCTATTGTGCGTTTTTCTAGGCTGCTTTTTAAAGAACTTGCTCCATTGCACGCTCTTGGCGAGTATGAACTAGGCTTGCTTAGCGCAGCAGCAAGGGTTTTTAACGCAGGGCGCGCCATAGGATACTACAGCGAGGCGCAAAATAGCGCATATATCGTGCGCTCAGGGCTAAACTATGGCTACACGCACGAGCAAATTTGCGCAATAGCTGCTATTTGCGAACTAAATAGCACAGAGTTTAGCAAGGCTGATTTGGGCGAGTTTTCTGGTATAATTTTGGGCAAAAATCTAAATATCACGGCACTAAAATGGCTATGTTATATACTAGCACTTGCTAGAAATCTTGGTGTGTATGCTGGGGTTAGTGCTAGATTTCATCTTGGCGTTTTAATCATTAGCGGTGCTAGCGAGCTAGCGCTTTTAAAAGCAAATATCAAAAAACTTGTTGAGCCAATTAAATTTGAAATAATTTTTGAGTAA
- a CDS encoding GNAT family N-acetyltransferase, whose product MFFYIFAMLKDFCFLNNDEILAVFHARSQPEIYGFLGDFSGRKNELKAFKNFINYLKTQNNKKYYAIYENGSFLGVICFFDITKTAAQIGFYKNPDFKKVGDILIKNLLNKAYELGLKELFARVKKDNEKSLNLLKNSHFLELGILDDQIILSKNL is encoded by the coding sequence ATGTTTTTTTATATTTTTGCTATGTTAAAAGATTTTTGTTTTTTAAATAATGATGAGATTTTAGCTGTTTTTCACGCTCGCTCACAGCCCGAAATTTACGGCTTTTTAGGCGATTTTTCTGGACGCAAAAATGAGTTAAAGGCTTTTAAAAACTTTATAAATTACCTAAAAACTCAAAATAATAAAAAATACTACGCTATTTATGAAAATGGAAGTTTTTTAGGTGTGATTTGCTTTTTTGATATTACAAAAACAGCAGCGCAAATTGGCTTTTACAAAAATCCAGATTTTAAAAAAGTTGGCGATATTTTGATAAAAAATTTGCTAAATAAAGCTTATGAGCTAGGGCTTAAAGAGCTTTTTGCTAGGGTGAAAAAAGATAATGAAAAGTCCTTAAATTTGCTAAAAAACTCCCATTTTTTGGAGTTAGGAATTCTAGATGATCAAATAATTTTATCTAAAAACTTGTAA
- the pseB gene encoding UDP-N-acetylglucosamine 4,6-dehydratase (inverting) — MFNGKNILITGGTGSFGKEYARVLLRDYVPNKLIIYSRDEQKHYEMSQGFDAPCMRFFVGDVRDEDRLKLAMHDVDFVIHAAAMKHVPIAEYNPMECIKTNINGAQNVINAAFACNVEKVIALSTDKACSPINLYGATKLASDKLFTAANNIAGTRRTRFSVARYGNVVGSKGSVVPFFAKLIADGAKELPITDERMTRFWITLEQGVRFVLKNFERMKGGEIFIPKIPSMRIIDLAKAMAPELGHKIIGIRPGEKLHEAMIASDDAMHTFEFNDHYVIAPSTKHRLEDFSQNAIGEKGELVKSEFAYSSDKNTLWLDEAEIKQMIKNTPKV; from the coding sequence ATGTTTAATGGCAAAAATATTTTAATCACCGGTGGCACAGGCAGCTTTGGCAAAGAATACGCTAGGGTTTTGCTGCGAGATTATGTGCCAAATAAGCTTATAATCTACTCAAGGGACGAGCAAAAGCACTATGAGATGAGCCAAGGCTTTGATGCGCCTTGTATGCGCTTTTTTGTAGGCGATGTGCGTGATGAGGATCGCCTAAAACTAGCTATGCACGATGTGGACTTCGTCATTCACGCAGCTGCTATGAAGCATGTGCCTATTGCTGAGTATAACCCTATGGAGTGTATAAAAACAAATATAAACGGCGCGCAAAATGTAATAAACGCAGCCTTTGCGTGTAATGTAGAAAAAGTGATCGCCCTAAGCACTGATAAAGCCTGCAGCCCCATAAATCTATATGGCGCAACAAAGCTTGCAAGTGATAAGCTCTTTACTGCTGCAAATAACATCGCAGGCACACGCCGCACACGCTTTAGTGTGGCTAGATACGGCAATGTAGTTGGCTCAAAGGGCTCTGTGGTGCCGTTTTTTGCTAAGCTTATTGCTGATGGAGCAAAAGAACTGCCTATTACAGATGAGCGCATGACGCGCTTTTGGATCACGCTAGAACAAGGCGTGCGCTTTGTGCTAAAAAACTTTGAGCGTATGAAAGGTGGAGAGATTTTCATCCCAAAAATTCCTTCAATGCGCATAATAGACCTTGCTAAGGCTATGGCACCAGAACTTGGACATAAAATAATTGGCATCCGCCCAGGCGAGAAGCTACATGAGGCCATGATAGCAAGTGATGATGCTATGCATACTTTTGAGTTTAACGACCATTATGTAATCGCTCCAAGCACCAAGCATAGATTAGAAGATTTCAGCCAAAACGCCATAGGCGAAAAAGGCGAGTTAGTTAAAAGTGAGTTTGCGTATAGTTCTGATAAAAATACGCTTTGGTTAGATGAGGCAGAAATTAAGCAAATGATAAAAAATACTCCAAAGGTCTAG
- a CDS encoding RsmD family RNA methyltransferase translates to MQNKQDSYEINIASGALKGRKITLLSSEKTRSTKSIVADSFFDSLRDEVRDSVFAELFGGCGLMAVRALSEGASRAFAFEKDKASFGVLSKNRKNLGLDERFEIFLGDTFSLALDALNGSKIKNWNSRFILYLDPPFSIREGFDNIYEKCVDLLSKLDPDIAVFEHLSSVTLPKSIGKLTLKKSKKFGKTTLSYFFNEKV, encoded by the coding sequence ATGCAAAATAAGCAAGATAGCTACGAAATAAACATCGCAAGCGGGGCTTTAAAAGGGCGAAAAATTACCTTGCTTAGCTCAGAGAAAACTCGCAGCACAAAATCCATCGTGGCTGATAGCTTTTTTGACAGCTTGCGTGATGAAGTGCGTGATAGCGTGTTTGCTGAGCTTTTTGGCGGCTGTGGGCTTATGGCTGTGCGTGCACTTAGTGAGGGTGCTAGCAGGGCTTTTGCTTTTGAAAAGGACAAAGCTAGCTTTGGCGTGCTTAGCAAAAACCGCAAAAATCTAGGCTTAGATGAGCGTTTTGAGATATTTTTGGGCGATACTTTTAGTCTAGCTTTGGACGCGCTAAATGGCTCAAAAATCAAGAATTGGAATTCTAGATTTATACTTTATCTAGACCCGCCTTTTAGCATTAGAGAAGGCTTTGATAATATTTATGAAAAATGCGTGGATTTACTTAGCAAACTAGACCCAGATATCGCAGTATTTGAGCATTTAAGCAGTGTTACATTGCCTAAGAGCATAGGCAAACTTACTCTAAAAAAGAGTAAAAAATTTGGAAAAACCACGCTTAGTTATTTTTTTAATGAAAAAGTATAA
- a CDS encoding flagellar protein FlaG: MEIFNNIASSMATTTAQKSAEIQRPVADVSGSKINTESSTEQPKGAAELNKQNSEEMKAKLDEAVNDLNEYMQKMDTNLRFGYNQPLNTLTVSLINTQNGDTIRQYPSEQVIRMRENLQEQIRSLFKEQGLLMDQIN, encoded by the coding sequence ATGGAAATCTTTAACAATATAGCAAGCAGCATGGCGACCACAACAGCGCAAAAATCAGCTGAAATTCAACGCCCAGTAGCTGATGTAAGCGGCTCGAAGATAAATACCGAGAGCTCGACCGAGCAGCCAAAAGGTGCAGCTGAGCTAAACAAACAAAACTCAGAAGAAATGAAAGCTAAGCTCGATGAAGCAGTAAACGACCTAAATGAATATATGCAAAAAATGGATACAAACCTGCGCTTTGGCTACAATCAACCGCTAAACACGTTAACAGTAAGCCTAATCAACACTCAAAACGGCGATACAATCCGCCAGTATCCAAGCGAGCAAGTAATAAGAATGAGAGAAAATCTACAAGAACAAATCAGAAGTCTTTTTAAAGAACAAGGGCTTTTGATGGATCAAATAAACTAA
- the fliD gene encoding flagellar filament capping protein FliD, which translates to MAGVSVSTPSKENSPTYGLSKTGAAVSDKAQLNIASSILTQDVIDGLKDADESVQIKPLTLKIDKNTKKQADITALTTLVSTLKTSYADVANETAMLKRTVTAAGSGSVTANVEAGVAEQTVRLSVSQLAQVDSYQSKGFKSRSEALAGITKEESLTLSVGDKSVDIKVGASTTLEDIINQINDGAGDAIKASIVNTGGENGYKMILQSKESGEKNQIKFSVAGNDPDALKGAKDVLEKLGFKAKETAIQDDKGTTTGYDLVIDTADTSAGGKQLQKAQDAKFSFNGIDITRSSNSVDDLIIGVTFNLNNVDEKNSTTGALKESVITIGKDTDAVVKSLKSMVTAYNDLISNVSTATSYDRENGVAGTLNGMSEITGIKRKLQNLFESSNSDGKSLQNFGFSFTEKGVLSVDESKLKDTISKDYEGFKSFFTNSTEYKNAGVFGTEKINQTLTNNISGKLKINGKEIQIDLNKGDAVKNANELVRLINDAEIPNVTARLADNGVLQLVGTGGKDIEISKDSDPALLKALGLEAGTTPGSSTDKKGFFDKLSDIVTGLIGTEGTLTNLTSSLKDKSKIIQSQKDKVQATLDKKYAMMQKQFSTIAVQMNALENSFNSLKNTFDALLNSNK; encoded by the coding sequence ATGGCAGGCGTATCAGTAAGCACTCCAAGCAAAGAAAACTCACCTACTTATGGACTTAGCAAAACAGGTGCAGCAGTCTCAGACAAAGCGCAATTAAACATAGCAAGTAGTATTTTAACTCAAGATGTAATAGATGGTCTAAAAGACGCTGATGAAAGCGTTCAAATCAAGCCTCTTACTCTAAAAATAGATAAAAATACTAAAAAACAAGCCGATATCACAGCACTAACCACGCTGGTATCAACTCTAAAAACAAGCTACGCTGATGTGGCAAACGAAACAGCAATGCTAAAACGCACAGTCACAGCCGCTGGCTCAGGCTCTGTAACAGCAAATGTAGAAGCTGGCGTGGCAGAACAAACCGTCCGCCTAAGCGTAAGCCAGCTAGCACAGGTTGACTCATACCAAAGCAAAGGCTTTAAATCTCGCTCAGAGGCTCTAGCAGGCATTACTAAAGAAGAAAGCCTTACTCTCTCAGTAGGCGATAAAAGCGTAGATATAAAAGTCGGCGCATCAACCACGCTTGAAGATATCATAAACCAAATCAACGACGGCGCAGGCGACGCTATAAAAGCTAGCATAGTAAATACTGGCGGCGAAAATGGCTATAAGATGATTTTACAAAGCAAAGAATCAGGCGAGAAAAATCAAATTAAATTCAGTGTAGCAGGCAATGACCCAGATGCTTTAAAAGGCGCAAAAGATGTGCTAGAAAAACTTGGCTTTAAGGCTAAAGAAACTGCTATTCAGGATGACAAAGGCACAACAACAGGTTATGATCTAGTAATAGACACCGCTGATACTAGCGCAGGCGGCAAACAACTACAAAAAGCCCAAGATGCTAAATTTAGCTTTAATGGCATTGATATCACTCGTAGCTCAAATAGCGTAGATGACCTTATTATCGGAGTTACTTTTAATCTAAACAATGTAGATGAGAAAAACAGCACAACAGGCGCACTAAAAGAAAGCGTAATCACTATAGGCAAAGACACAGACGCAGTAGTAAAATCACTAAAGAGCATGGTAACAGCCTATAATGATCTAATTAGCAATGTCTCTACTGCTACTTCATATGATAGAGAAAATGGTGTAGCAGGTACGCTAAATGGTATGAGCGAAATCACAGGCATAAAAAGAAAGCTACAAAATCTATTTGAATCATCAAATAGCGATGGCAAGAGCCTACAAAACTTTGGCTTTAGCTTTACAGAAAAAGGCGTGCTAAGTGTAGATGAGAGCAAACTAAAAGATACTATAAGCAAAGACTATGAAGGCTTTAAGTCGTTTTTTACAAACTCTACTGAGTATAAAAATGCTGGTGTTTTTGGTACAGAAAAAATAAATCAAACTCTAACAAACAATATCTCTGGCAAGCTAAAAATCAATGGTAAAGAAATTCAAATTGATCTTAATAAAGGCGATGCTGTCAAAAACGCAAATGAGCTTGTAAGGCTTATAAATGACGCTGAGATACCAAATGTAACAGCTCGCCTTGCTGATAATGGCGTCTTACAGCTTGTAGGCACAGGCGGTAAGGATATAGAAATATCAAAAGACTCTGATCCTGCCTTGCTAAAAGCACTAGGTTTAGAGGCTGGCACAACTCCAGGTTCAAGCACTGATAAAAAAGGCTTTTTTGACAAACTAAGCGATATAGTAACTGGGCTAATAGGCACAGAGGGCACACTAACAAACCTAACAAGTAGCCTAAAAGACAAATCCAAAATCATCCAATCGCAAAAAGACAAAGTCCAAGCAACGCTTGATAAAAAATACGCGATGATGCAAAAGCAGTTCTCAACCATCGCTGTGCAAATGAACGCGCTAGAAAACTCATTTAACTCGCTTAAAAACACCTTTGATGCGCTGTTAAATAGCAATAAATAA
- the fliS gene encoding flagellar export chaperone FliS: MQSSAYNSYNSTSLSVDNQEKLVLMLYEGILRFAARAKKAMQEKNVQEKVMFINKISAIFIELSSSLDLNQGQIAHYLKGLYAREITRLIEANIKNDVDAIDEVIRVTRGLISAWNDATGTNTQGAPDVDR, encoded by the coding sequence ATGCAAAGCTCTGCTTATAATAGCTATAATAGCACCAGCCTTAGCGTAGATAACCAAGAAAAGCTAGTTTTGATGCTTTATGAAGGAATTTTGCGCTTTGCGGCTCGTGCCAAAAAGGCAATGCAAGAAAAAAATGTCCAAGAAAAGGTCATGTTTATAAACAAAATTAGCGCAATTTTCATTGAGCTTAGTAGCTCGCTTGACCTAAATCAAGGGCAAATCGCTCATTATCTAAAAGGCCTATATGCTAGAGAAATCACAAGGCTCATTGAAGCAAACATCAAAAACGATGTAGATGCTATAGATGAAGTGATCCGTGTAACTCGTGGGCTAATCTCAGCGTGGAATGATGCTACTGGAACAAACACGCAAGGAGCGCCTGATGTGGACAGATGA
- a CDS encoding SLAC1 anion channel family protein, whose product MNKIQNFPIMLFTTIMGLGGLSMDIFYIFGAGFLFESFRFVTAALFALLFICYGLKILLFRNSVKAELHHPIKINFFPAFSISLLLLAALFSEFSGVSKALFYAGVASQSIITLYVISAWISRDINIEHSNPAWFIPVAANLLIPALVPFDAPWTWFYFSFALFFYVVIFTLLFYRLIFHPSLESKFIPTLFIFIAPPSVAFLGYEKLARFDNFALILLNIAIFFTLLLCFMYKKFLRLKFALSWWAFTFPLATFCLALLKAAHLGDFFTYAGLAVFGALCVFVFLCLVGTIKSVVKGTAFEA is encoded by the coding sequence ATGAATAAAATCCAAAACTTCCCTATCATGCTGTTTACTACTATTATGGGGCTTGGTGGGCTTAGTATGGATATTTTTTATATCTTTGGGGCTGGGTTTTTGTTTGAGAGTTTTCGCTTTGTTACAGCAGCTCTTTTTGCCTTGCTTTTTATCTGCTACGGCTTAAAAATTCTACTTTTTAGAAACTCTGTAAAAGCCGAACTTCACCATCCTATTAAAATTAACTTTTTTCCTGCTTTTAGCATCTCTCTTTTGCTTTTGGCTGCTCTTTTTAGCGAGTTTAGCGGGGTTAGCAAGGCTTTGTTTTACGCTGGCGTGGCGTCTCAAAGCATTATTACTCTTTATGTGATTTCTGCGTGGATCAGCCGCGATATAAACATCGAACACAGTAATCCTGCGTGGTTTATCCCAGTAGCAGCAAACCTGCTAATTCCTGCCTTAGTGCCTTTTGATGCGCCGTGGACTTGGTTTTATTTTTCCTTTGCGCTGTTTTTTTATGTGGTGATTTTTACCTTGCTTTTTTATAGGCTGATTTTTCATCCAAGTTTGGAGAGCAAGTTTATACCGACACTTTTTATTTTCATCGCTCCGCCTTCGGTGGCTTTTTTAGGCTATGAAAAGCTCGCCCGTTTTGATAATTTTGCGCTGATTCTCTTAAATATTGCTATATTTTTTACCCTGCTTTTGTGCTTTATGTATAAAAAGTTTTTGCGCTTAAAGTTTGCTTTATCGTGGTGGGCATTTACTTTTCCGCTTGCTACTTTTTGCCTAGCTCTTTTAAAAGCAGCTCATCTTGGGGATTTTTTTACTTACGCTGGTTTGGCTGTCTTTGGTGCGCTTTGTGTTTTTGTATTTTTGTGTCTTGTTGGCACGATTAAAAGCGTGGTTAAAGGCACAGCTTTTGAAGCTTAA